From a single Carassius gibelio isolate Cgi1373 ecotype wild population from Czech Republic chromosome A18, carGib1.2-hapl.c, whole genome shotgun sequence genomic region:
- the LOC127934647 gene encoding RNA cytidine acetyltransferase, whose protein sequence is MATFRKKVDNRIRVQIENGVAQHHRSMFVIVGDRGRDQVVVLHHMLSKATVRARPSVLWCYKKELSFSSNRKKRMRQLQKKIKTGTLNLNKDDPFELFVAATNIRYCYYNETHKILGNTYGMCVLQDFEALTPNLLARTIETVEGGGIVVILLRSMNSLKQLYTMTMDVHSRYRTEAHQDVVGRFNERFILSLSSCKTCVVIDDQLNILPVSTHITNIKPVPPKTQDDGLSPREQELKDLKESLQDTQPVGVLVDSCKTMDQAKAVLKFIEAISEKTLRSTVALTAARGRGKSAALGLAVAGAVAFGYSNIFVTSPSPDNLHTLFEFVFKGFDALQYQEHLDYEIIQSLNPEFNKAVIRVNIFKEHRQTIQYIHPADAVKLGQAELLVIDEAAAIPLPLVKKLLGPYLVFMASTINGYEGTGRSLSLKLIQQLRQQSADSQLNLSAENRNTSTVKLAAARTLHEVTLHESIRYGQGDAVEKWLNDLLCLDCLSVPRIISGCPLPQTCDLYYVNRDTLFCYHKASETFLQRLMALYVASHYKNSPNDLQMLSDAPAHHLFCLLPPVPPTQNSLPEVLAVVQVCLEGEISRQSVLNSLSRGKKASGDLIPWTISEQFQDPEFGSLSGGRIVRIAVNPDYQGMGYGSRTLQVLQQYYEGQFPLLDEQEQTTTSKITSVSSEAVSLLEEVVSPRKDLPPLLLKLNERTAERLDYLGVSYGLTPQLLKFWKKAGFVPAYLRQTPNDLTGEHSCIMLKELNAEESTDQNQWLSAFWKDFRRRFLSLLSFQFNKFSPTLALNILQNKNAKDDSPAALTSAELVATFTPYDLKRLEMYSRNMVDYHLIMDMIPVIARMFFLKQLGDITLSVAQCALLLGIGLQHKTIDELEKEIELPGSQLMGLFNRVIRKVVQFFNTLQEKAVEAEMVATKEISMEPTVQTLNEDLNEAAKEFQDKHKNDMEKIKDMNLSEYMIRGDDEEWDQVLKKAGHTAIVSIKSDKKRKLEATIQKEQWQGKKIKKNKDKKGKFGKKP, encoded by the exons ATGGCAACTTTTCGGAAGAAGGTGGACAATCGCATTCGAGTCCAGATAGAAAACGGCGTCGCACAGCACCATCGATCAATGTTCGTGATAGTTGGTGATCGTGGCAGAGATCAG GTTGTCGTTCTGCACCACATGCTGTCTAAAGCAACAGTCAGAGCCCGGCCATCAGTGTTATGGTGTTACAAAAAAGAGCTTAGCTTCAGCAG taatcgAAAGAAGAGGATGCGACAGCTGCAGAAGAAGATCAAAACAGGCACACTGAACCTAAACAAGGATGATCCTTTTGAGCTCTTCGTTGCTGCTACCAACATCCGATACTGCTACTACAACGAAACACACAAGATCCTGGGAAACACCTATGGCATGTGTGTTCTGCAG GACTTTGAAGCTCTCACTCCCAACCTCTTGGCTCGGACCATTGAGACTGTGGAGGGTGGAGGCATTGTTGTCATTCTTCTGAGGTCTATGAACTCACTGAAGCAGCTGTACACAATGACAATG GATGTTCATTCTCGATACAGGACAGAGGCTCACCAGGATGTTGTTGGAAGGTTCAACGAAAG ATTCATCCTGTCTCTCTCCTCCTGTAAGACATGTGTTGTGATTGATGACCAACTCAACATCCTGCCAGTCTCCACTCACATTACTAACATCAAACCCGTCCCTCCAAAGACGCAG GATGATGGACTGTCTCCAAGGGAACAAGAGCTAAAGGACCTAAAGGAGTCTTTACAGGACACACAGCCAGTTGGTGTTCTAGTGGACAGCTGTAAAACTATGGACCAG GCCAAAGCAGTGCTTAAGTTCATCGAGGCTATTTCAGAGAAGACCTTGCGGAGCACTGTAGCTCTTACTGCTGCCCGTGGTCGAGGCAAATCTGCTGCACTGGGATTGGCTGTAGCTGGAGCTGTTGCATTTGG ctattcaaatatttttgtcaCATCACCCAGCCCAGACAATCTGCACACGCTGTTTGAGTTCGTATTTAAGGGTTTTGATGCTCTCCAGTATCAG GAACATCTGGACTATGAAATAATCCAGTCTTTGAACCCAGAGTTTAACAAAGCCGTGATTCGTGTTAACATCTTCAAGGAACATCGCCAGACCATTCAG TACATTCACCCTGCTGATGCGGTGAAGTTAGGCCAGGCTGAGCTGCTAGTCATCGACGAGGCTGCTGCGATCCCGCTGCCTTTAGTGAAGAAACTGCTGGGACCTTACCTTGTGTTTATGGCATCTACGATCAATGG GTATGAGGGCACTGGTCGCTCTCTGTCTCTTAAGCTGATTCAGCAGTTAAGGCAGCAGAGTGCAGACAGTCAGCTGAACCTCTCGGCTGAGAACAGAAACACCAGCACAGTCAAACTGGCAGCAG CACGAACTCTTCATGAGGTGACCCTGCACGAGTCTATCCGCTACGGCCAGGGGGACGCTGTGGAGAAATGGCTGAATGATCTGCTTTGCTTGGATTGCCTGAGTGTACCACGCATCATCTCAGGCTGCCCTTTACCCCAGACATGTGATCT TTATTATGTGAATCGAGACACATTGTTTTGTTATCACAAAGCTTCTGAGACTTTCCTCCAGCGTCTTATGGCTCTTTATGTAGCATCGCATTAcaag AATTCACCTAATGACCTTCAGATGCTCTCGGATGCTCCTGCTCACCATCTCTTTTGCCTGCTGCCCCCTGTCCCACCCACACAGAACTCACTCCCAGAGGTCTTAGCAGTCGTCCAG GTGTGTCTGGAAGGAGAGATCTCCCGCCAATCCGTCCTCAACAGCTTGTCCAGAGGGAAGAAAGCTTCGGGTGACCTCATTCCGTGGACCATTTCGGAACAG TTTCAAGACCCTGAGTTTGGAAGCCTCTCTGGGGGCCGGATTGTCCGTATTGCGGTGAATCCTGATTATCAGGGG ATGGGTTACGGCAGCCGTACGTTGCAAGTGCTACAGCAGTATTATGAGGGTCAGTTTCCTCTTCTGGATGAGCAAGAACAGACAACGACCAGCAAAATCACATCTGTGAGCAGTGAG GCTGTCAGTCTCCTGGAGGAGGTGGTGTCTCCCAGGAAAGACCTCCCACCGCTGCTGTTGAAGCTGAATGAGAGGACCGCTGAGAGGCTGGACTACCTCGGGGTCTCTTACGGTCTCACTCCTCAACTACTCAA ATTCTGGAAAAAGGCTGGATTTGTTCCTGCTTATTTAAGACAGACTCCG AATGACCTGACGGGAGAGCACTCCTGCATTATGCTGAAGGAGCTCAATGCTGAGGAGTCTACAGACCAGAACCAGTGGCTCTCAGCTTTTTGGAAGG ATTTCCGGCGGAGGTTCCTCTCCCTGCTATCCTTCCAGTTTAACAAATTTAGCCCGACCCTGGCCCTCAACATACTGCAGAACAAGAACGCTAAGGACGACAGCCCAGCAG CACTTACCAGTGCAGAGTTAGTGGCCACATTCACTCCATACGACCTGAAGCGCTTGGAGATGTACTCAAGAAACATGGTGGACTATCACCTCATCATGGACATGATCCCTGTTATCGCACGCATGTTTTTCCTCAAACAATTGGGAGACATCACACTTTCTGTTGCCCAGTGT GCTTTGTTGTTGGGAATTGGGCTTCAACACAAGACTATAGATGAGCTGGAGAAGGAGATTGAGCTGCCTGGTTCTCAGCTTATGGGCTTGTTCAACCGTGTCATCCGTAAAGTGGTGCAG TTCTTCAACACTCTTCAGGAAAAAGCAGTTGAAGCAGAGATGGTGGCTACCAAAGAAATAAGCATGGAACCAACTGTGCAGACACTTAATGAAGATCTG AATGAGGCAGCCAAAGAGTTCCaagacaaacacaaaaatgaCATGGAGAAGATTAAAGACATGAATCTTTCAGA gtATATGATTCGAGGAGATGACGAGGAATGGGACCAAGTGTTGAAGAAAGCAGGACATACAGCTATCGTTAGCATAAAAAG tgacaagaaaagaaaactggAAGCCACGATCCAGAAAGAACAATGGCAAGGCAAGAAGATTAAGAAAAATAAGGACAAAAAGGGCAAATTTGGAAAGAAACCATAA
- the LOC127934638 gene encoding caprin-1-like isoform X1: protein MPSATNDTRTVKSASPDLGSVNQITASTQLTGTQSEAMKQVLVVLEKKVRNMEKRKSKLDDYQARNRKGERLNQDQLEALSKYQEVIHNLEFARELHKSFLALGQEIQKCVKKVARREQLQREEVEQKRLKRVLELQFLLDRLGDESVRQELLQGAGGPSLLTESDLTSLDEFYKLVGPERDQNIRLTDQYQEASQHLWELLEGKDKPVAGTTYKALNEMLERVLQSGYFDRVQSHQNGVCAEEEEQTAAVEVSEAEEHPPDTEGEMTEYAEPVATEVTEFVNRQFVLESTSSTGDKEQSEEWGVETEMVNSMQPVQTSPTPGVPELHPLTTVTPAPPSDPVVRQQVVQDLMAQIQGPYNFMQDSMLDFDGQSLDPAIVSAQPMKPVPSMEMPPMVYQPAHPESRLALSPAVGVQPEHTQIPMVSPSPETFSTPPPIYQSPHAADPRPQTDSTDPIQASMSLTEQPPSTGLTPSTGIQPGSKPLHSSGINVNAAPFQSMQTVFNLNAPVPPANGTDSMKQASQYQNTYSQGFNNQTQHPVEDTDMPPEQLQSVGAFHSLDQTLPNSAGPQPMSQPSGGHGNGFSHQTQSFYNSRGISRGGPRNARGMINGYRGTSSSFRGGYDGYRPAFSNSANSGYGQTQYSTPRDYSNNYQRDGYQQNYKRGAGQGARGVSRGNAPAMRS from the exons ATGCCTTCGGCAACAAATGACACCAGGACTGTGAAGTCTGCCAGCCCAGACTTGGGATCAGTGAACCAAATCACAGCCAGCACCCAGCTGACTGGAACTCAATCAGAGGCCATGAAGCAAGTGCTGGTGGTCCTTGAAAAGAAAGTGCGCAATATGGAGAAGAGAAAG AGCAAGCTTGATGACTATCAGGCCAGGAACCGCAAAGGGGAACGTCTCAACCAGGATCAGCTG GAAGCCCTGTCTAAGTACCAGGAAGTAATCCATAACCTTGAGTTTGCGCGGGAGCTGCATAAGAGCTTCTTGGCATTGGGTCAAGAA ATCCAGAAGTGTGTTAAGAAAGTGGCACGTCGTGAGCAACTCCAGCGTGAAGAGGTGGAACAGAAAAGACTGAAACGAGTTCTGGAGTTGCAGTTCCTTCTTGACCGGCTTGGGGATGAAAGCGTGCGGCAAGAGCTACTGCAAGGAGCCGGCGGACCGTCGCTGCTTACTGAGAGTGACCTTACTTCCCTGGATGAGTTTTACAAGCTTGTGGGGCCTGAACGTGACCAAAACATCAG GTTAACTGACCAGTATCAAGAAGCATCACAGCACTTATGGGAACTTTTGGAGGGGAAGGACAAGCCTGTGGCAGGAACAACAT ATAAAGCACTGAATGAGATGTTGGAGCGGGTTTTGCAGAGCGGCTACTTTGATAGAGTGCAGTCTCATCAGAATGGAGTTTGCGCGGAGGAAGAGGAGCAGACGGCTGCAGTGGAAGTGTCTGAAGCAGAGGAGCACCCTCCAGACACGG AGGGTGAAATGACAGAGTATGCAGAACCCGTTGCAACTGAGGTGACAGAG TTTGTAAATAGGCAGTTTGTTTTGGAGAGCACAAGCAGCACTGGCGATAAGGAACAAAGCGAGGAATGGGGTGTGGAGACGGAG ATGGTTAACTCGATGCAGCCGGTTCAGACCAGCCCCACCCCTGGTGTCCCAGAGCTCCATCCTCTGACCACAGTAACTCCAGCACCCCCTTCAGACCCTGTGGTTAGGCAGCAGGTGGTTCAGGATCTCATGGCACAGATTCAGGGACCATACAACTTTATgcag GACTCAATGCTTGATTTTGATGGACAGTCTCTTGATCCGGCAATTGTATCGGCACAACCTATGAAACCAGTCCCTAGTATGGAAATGCCACCGATGGTGTATCAACCAG CTCACCCTGAGTCTCGTCTTGCCCTGTCTCCTGCTGTTGGCGTTCAGCCTGAACACACACAA ATCCCCATGGTTTCTCCGTCACCAGAAACCTTCTCCACACCACCTCCGATATACCAGTCTCCTCACGCAGCTGATCCACGACCTCAGACAGACTCCACCGATCCTATTCAG GCCTCCATGTCCCTGACAGAGCAGCCACCATCTACGGGGCTCACTCCATCTACGGGGATCCAGCCCGGATCCAAACCCTTGCACAGCAGTGGCATCAATGTCAACGCAGCCCCATTCCAGTCCATGCAAACG GTGTTCAACCTTAATGCGCCTGTCCCACCAGCTAATGGTACGGACTCAATGAAGCAGGCCAGCCAATACCAGAATACCTACAGCCAGGGTTTTAATAACCAGACGCAGCACCCTGTGGAGGACACAGACATGCCGCCAGAGCAGCTCCAATCCG TTGGCGCCTTCCATTCTCTAGACCAGACACTCCCTAACTCTGCTGGCCCTCAGCCCATGTCCCAGCCGTCAGGTGGCCACGGCAATGGGTTCAGCCACCAGACTCAGTCCTTCTACAACAGCAGAGGGATTTCTCGTGGAGGTCCTCGTAACGCACGTGGTATGATCAATGGCTACAGAGGAACATCCAGTAGTTTCAGAG GAGGATATGACGGTTATCGCCCAGCCTTCTCCAACTCTGCAAACTCTGGATACGGACAAACCCAATACAGTACGCCGCGGGACTATTCCAACAACTATCAGCGG GATGGTTACCAACAGAATTATAAACGTGGTGCTGGCCAAGGGGCTCGAGGGGTCTCTCGAGGAAATGCTCCAGCCATGCGGTCTTAA
- the LOC127934638 gene encoding caprin-1-like isoform X2: MPSATNDTRTVKSASPDLGSVNQITASTQLTGTQSEAMKQVLVVLEKKVRNMEKRKSKLDDYQARNRKGERLNQDQLEALSKYQEVIHNLEFARELHKSFLALGQEIQKCVKKVARREQLQREEVEQKRLKRVLELQFLLDRLGDESVRQELLQGAGGPSLLTESDLTSLDEFYKLVGPERDQNIRLTDQYQEASQHLWELLEGKDKPVAGTTYKALNEMLERVLQSGYFDRVQSHQNGVCAEEEEQTAAVEVSEAEEHPPDTEGEMTEYAEPVATEVTEFVNRQFVLESTSSTGDKEQSEEWGVETEMVNSMQPVQTSPTPGVPELHPLTTVTPAPPSDPVVRQQVVQDLMAQIQGPYNFMQDSMLDFDGQSLDPAIVSAQPMKPVPSMEMPPMVYQPAHPESRLALSPAVGVQPEHTQIPMVSPSPETFSTPPPIYQSPHAADPRPQTDSTDPIQASMSLTEQPPSTGLTPSTGIQPGSKPLHSSGINVNAAPFQSMQTVFNLNAPVPPANGTDSMKQASQYQNTYSQGFNNQTQHPVEDTDMPPEQLQSDQTLPNSAGPQPMSQPSGGHGNGFSHQTQSFYNSRGISRGGPRNARGMINGYRGTSSSFRGGYDGYRPAFSNSANSGYGQTQYSTPRDYSNNYQRDGYQQNYKRGAGQGARGVSRGNAPAMRS; encoded by the exons ATGCCTTCGGCAACAAATGACACCAGGACTGTGAAGTCTGCCAGCCCAGACTTGGGATCAGTGAACCAAATCACAGCCAGCACCCAGCTGACTGGAACTCAATCAGAGGCCATGAAGCAAGTGCTGGTGGTCCTTGAAAAGAAAGTGCGCAATATGGAGAAGAGAAAG AGCAAGCTTGATGACTATCAGGCCAGGAACCGCAAAGGGGAACGTCTCAACCAGGATCAGCTG GAAGCCCTGTCTAAGTACCAGGAAGTAATCCATAACCTTGAGTTTGCGCGGGAGCTGCATAAGAGCTTCTTGGCATTGGGTCAAGAA ATCCAGAAGTGTGTTAAGAAAGTGGCACGTCGTGAGCAACTCCAGCGTGAAGAGGTGGAACAGAAAAGACTGAAACGAGTTCTGGAGTTGCAGTTCCTTCTTGACCGGCTTGGGGATGAAAGCGTGCGGCAAGAGCTACTGCAAGGAGCCGGCGGACCGTCGCTGCTTACTGAGAGTGACCTTACTTCCCTGGATGAGTTTTACAAGCTTGTGGGGCCTGAACGTGACCAAAACATCAG GTTAACTGACCAGTATCAAGAAGCATCACAGCACTTATGGGAACTTTTGGAGGGGAAGGACAAGCCTGTGGCAGGAACAACAT ATAAAGCACTGAATGAGATGTTGGAGCGGGTTTTGCAGAGCGGCTACTTTGATAGAGTGCAGTCTCATCAGAATGGAGTTTGCGCGGAGGAAGAGGAGCAGACGGCTGCAGTGGAAGTGTCTGAAGCAGAGGAGCACCCTCCAGACACGG AGGGTGAAATGACAGAGTATGCAGAACCCGTTGCAACTGAGGTGACAGAG TTTGTAAATAGGCAGTTTGTTTTGGAGAGCACAAGCAGCACTGGCGATAAGGAACAAAGCGAGGAATGGGGTGTGGAGACGGAG ATGGTTAACTCGATGCAGCCGGTTCAGACCAGCCCCACCCCTGGTGTCCCAGAGCTCCATCCTCTGACCACAGTAACTCCAGCACCCCCTTCAGACCCTGTGGTTAGGCAGCAGGTGGTTCAGGATCTCATGGCACAGATTCAGGGACCATACAACTTTATgcag GACTCAATGCTTGATTTTGATGGACAGTCTCTTGATCCGGCAATTGTATCGGCACAACCTATGAAACCAGTCCCTAGTATGGAAATGCCACCGATGGTGTATCAACCAG CTCACCCTGAGTCTCGTCTTGCCCTGTCTCCTGCTGTTGGCGTTCAGCCTGAACACACACAA ATCCCCATGGTTTCTCCGTCACCAGAAACCTTCTCCACACCACCTCCGATATACCAGTCTCCTCACGCAGCTGATCCACGACCTCAGACAGACTCCACCGATCCTATTCAG GCCTCCATGTCCCTGACAGAGCAGCCACCATCTACGGGGCTCACTCCATCTACGGGGATCCAGCCCGGATCCAAACCCTTGCACAGCAGTGGCATCAATGTCAACGCAGCCCCATTCCAGTCCATGCAAACG GTGTTCAACCTTAATGCGCCTGTCCCACCAGCTAATGGTACGGACTCAATGAAGCAGGCCAGCCAATACCAGAATACCTACAGCCAGGGTTTTAATAACCAGACGCAGCACCCTGTGGAGGACACAGACATGCCGCCAGAGCAGCTCCAATCCG ACCAGACACTCCCTAACTCTGCTGGCCCTCAGCCCATGTCCCAGCCGTCAGGTGGCCACGGCAATGGGTTCAGCCACCAGACTCAGTCCTTCTACAACAGCAGAGGGATTTCTCGTGGAGGTCCTCGTAACGCACGTGGTATGATCAATGGCTACAGAGGAACATCCAGTAGTTTCAGAG GAGGATATGACGGTTATCGCCCAGCCTTCTCCAACTCTGCAAACTCTGGATACGGACAAACCCAATACAGTACGCCGCGGGACTATTCCAACAACTATCAGCGG GATGGTTACCAACAGAATTATAAACGTGGTGCTGGCCAAGGGGCTCGAGGGGTCTCTCGAGGAAATGCTCCAGCCATGCGGTCTTAA